A region of Acaryochloris sp. CCMEE 5410 DNA encodes the following proteins:
- a CDS encoding efflux RND transporter permease subunit, translating to MSSSPSPQTGIVGRITAYFINSQVTILLIAALVLFGLGAAVFTPQEENPQIVVPAAEVILPYPGAPAEVVENIVTNPIEAKLRELTGVEHLYSVSQNSGAKITVQYFVGEDWEDSLFKLQNHLYNHQDLLPPGASYLVKPVIIDDVPIVTLTLTGQGYTDNQLRRVGERLLNDLRSIPDTANLTLVGGKPRAIRVDLDPDKLASYRLSPAQISQQLQVENVQLPTGDVSVGETRLFLEGGNLFQSAADVGEIMVGFGTATAQGHPRPIYLKDVAMVVDDFGDRTTVSRIHYRPDWDIANPYPDPSSQTQGEFVTQPAMTIGIAKKKGTNAVTVAQQIFDRVDTLQSQLPPGVQIAVTRNDGQTAARAVGDLYQSLLIAIATVVGLLVMFLGWREAAIVAFVIPLTLAGTLAVGWIAGQTINRITLFALILALGTLVDDAIAVTENIHRHFESVPPSDRRQKTAAAISAVNELGTPILLSTITVILAFLPMRFVTGMMGPYMGPIPFNVPVAMLISTTLAVTVTPFLALRLIKLQPHSEALPSIQQTRIYRGYRWVMAPLLDSASRRRFVLLGVTGLLLATMILPLTQTVRFRMLPKADKDTFLVQADAPLGTELATTNRIVEDLEAVLQQEADITHFETYVGMGSPIDFNGMLRGAADRQAEHFADIRVHLTNKDARFRQSEAIVFALRPQLEQVAMRHNALVKLVEDPPGPPVRSTMLAEVYGPDYGQLRELAKQVRQVFTQTDAVVDIDDSVKNQMPQMRLVVDREKAQRAGLATQEIAQTLRVAISGAQVSTLKVADELSPVGIQVRFADTNRQSIDDLRRIQLPTTNGSLVPLSELVEFQTTTVDQPIFHKDQRPVTYVMGEMGDRSSVYAVLDQLVYFWQHPLPQGYSIQWDGEWKLTLDVFRDLGLAMLVAVLLIYLILVGQFRSFKVPLIMLGSIPLALIGILIGFSLNGVYFSATAMIGVIALAGIVVRNAIVLLEFVGDKLREGADLKLAILEAGATRFRPILLTSVTTMLGTLSILSDPVWSGLAWTLLSGMLASSLLTLVVIPLMYYGECRNPDKSHRPLAPGVKLLSEQTLP from the coding sequence ATGTCAAGTTCACCTTCTCCCCAAACCGGCATTGTTGGTCGAATCACCGCCTATTTCATTAATTCCCAGGTGACAATTTTGCTGATTGCTGCCTTGGTTTTGTTTGGGTTGGGGGCAGCCGTCTTCACCCCGCAAGAAGAGAACCCCCAAATTGTGGTTCCAGCGGCCGAGGTCATCCTGCCTTATCCCGGTGCCCCAGCAGAGGTGGTCGAGAATATCGTTACCAACCCCATCGAGGCTAAGTTGCGAGAACTTACAGGGGTGGAGCATCTGTATTCCGTCTCCCAAAATTCAGGAGCCAAAATTACCGTGCAGTATTTTGTAGGAGAAGACTGGGAGGATTCTCTCTTCAAACTGCAAAATCATCTCTACAATCACCAAGATTTACTGCCCCCAGGGGCATCCTATCTCGTCAAACCTGTGATTATTGATGATGTTCCGATTGTGACCCTGACCCTGACGGGACAAGGCTATACCGATAACCAGCTTCGTCGAGTGGGAGAGCGGCTCCTCAATGATTTACGCAGTATTCCAGACACCGCCAATTTGACGTTGGTGGGTGGGAAACCCCGTGCCATTCGGGTGGACTTGGACCCCGATAAATTGGCTAGTTATCGCCTCTCCCCTGCTCAGATTAGCCAGCAACTCCAGGTGGAGAATGTCCAACTGCCCACGGGGGATGTATCTGTTGGAGAAACCCGCCTATTTTTAGAGGGGGGCAATCTGTTTCAGTCTGCTGCAGATGTGGGGGAGATTATGGTGGGCTTTGGTACTGCCACAGCGCAGGGCCATCCCCGTCCTATCTACCTAAAGGATGTGGCGATGGTGGTGGATGATTTTGGTGATCGCACCACGGTATCGCGAATTCATTATCGACCAGACTGGGATATTGCCAATCCCTATCCAGACCCCAGCAGTCAGACTCAAGGGGAATTTGTCACCCAGCCAGCCATGACGATTGGGATCGCTAAGAAAAAAGGCACGAATGCGGTCACCGTCGCCCAACAGATTTTTGACCGGGTGGATACCCTCCAATCCCAACTGCCTCCGGGGGTGCAAATTGCCGTCACTCGTAACGATGGTCAAACCGCTGCCAGAGCTGTCGGGGATCTCTACCAAAGTTTGCTGATTGCGATTGCCACTGTGGTGGGACTTCTGGTGATGTTTTTGGGATGGCGAGAAGCAGCCATTGTTGCCTTTGTGATTCCCCTGACCTTAGCGGGGACGCTGGCGGTGGGCTGGATAGCGGGACAAACCATTAATCGCATTACTCTATTTGCCCTGATCTTGGCCTTGGGGACGTTAGTGGATGATGCGATCGCAGTTACCGAGAATATTCATCGCCACTTTGAATCTGTGCCGCCATCTGACCGACGACAGAAAACCGCCGCCGCCATCAGTGCGGTTAATGAACTGGGCACTCCGATCCTTTTATCAACGATCACCGTTATCTTGGCGTTTTTGCCCATGCGGTTTGTGACAGGGATGATGGGACCGTATATGGGACCGATTCCCTTCAATGTGCCCGTGGCGATGCTGATTAGTACAACCTTGGCCGTAACGGTAACGCCTTTTCTGGCGCTGCGTTTGATCAAGCTGCAGCCTCATTCAGAAGCGCTGCCCAGTATTCAACAGACCCGTATATATCGGGGCTATCGGTGGGTAATGGCTCCCCTCCTCGACTCCGCCTCACGACGGCGATTTGTCCTACTGGGGGTAACGGGATTGCTCTTAGCAACAATGATTTTGCCCCTCACTCAGACCGTGCGGTTTCGGATGCTGCCGAAAGCGGATAAGGATACCTTTCTGGTGCAAGCGGATGCTCCCTTGGGCACGGAGTTGGCAACTACCAATCGCATCGTCGAGGATTTGGAGGCCGTCCTCCAACAAGAGGCCGATATTACACACTTTGAAACCTATGTCGGTATGGGGTCACCCATTGACTTCAACGGCATGTTGCGAGGGGCTGCGGATCGGCAGGCGGAGCATTTTGCAGACATTCGGGTCCATCTCACGAATAAAGATGCTCGGTTTCGGCAATCGGAAGCTATTGTCTTTGCCCTGCGTCCGCAGTTGGAGCAGGTGGCAATGCGCCATAATGCCCTCGTCAAACTCGTCGAAGATCCCCCTGGTCCTCCGGTTCGCTCGACGATGTTGGCTGAAGTGTATGGTCCTGACTATGGGCAACTGCGGGAATTGGCCAAGCAAGTGCGACAGGTCTTTACCCAAACCGATGCCGTGGTGGATATTGATGATTCAGTAAAAAATCAAATGCCCCAGATGCGACTGGTGGTGGATCGAGAGAAAGCCCAGCGAGCGGGCTTGGCGACCCAAGAGATTGCCCAAACGCTGCGGGTTGCGATCTCAGGTGCCCAAGTGTCTACCCTCAAGGTTGCCGATGAACTCAGTCCTGTCGGCATCCAAGTGCGGTTTGCGGATACTAATCGCCAGAGTATTGATGACCTGCGTCGGATTCAACTGCCCACGACTAATGGCTCTTTAGTGCCGTTGTCGGAACTGGTGGAGTTTCAAACTACTACCGTCGATCAACCCATTTTTCATAAGGATCAGCGGCCCGTGACCTATGTAATGGGCGAAATGGGCGATCGCTCTTCCGTCTATGCCGTTCTTGACCAGCTAGTCTATTTTTGGCAGCATCCTTTACCTCAGGGCTATTCGATCCAGTGGGATGGTGAATGGAAGCTGACCCTGGATGTGTTTCGAGATTTAGGCTTAGCCATGCTGGTGGCGGTCCTGCTGATTTACCTCATTCTCGTCGGTCAGTTTCGCAGTTTTAAGGTGCCGTTAATTATGCTAGGTAGTATTCCTCTAGCCTTGATCGGCATCTTGATTGGGTTTTCACTAAATGGGGTCTACTTCAGTGCCACAGCTATGATTGGGGTGATTGCCTTAGCGGGAATTGTGGTTCGCAATGCCATTGTGTTGCTAGAGTTCGTAGGCGACAAATTACGCGAAGGAGCTGACTTAAAGCTGGCTATTCTCGAAGCAGGGGCGACTCGTTTTCGCCCCATTCTCCTCACTAGCGTCACCACGATGTTGGGTACCCTCTCCATCCTCAGTGACCCAGTTTGGTCGGGGCTAGCCTGGACACTCCTTAGTGGAATGCTAGCGTCATCCCTGCTAACCTTAGTTGTGATTCCACTCATGTACTACGGTGAATGTCGGAATCCTGATAAGTCTCACCGACCCCTAGCACCAGGAGTCAAGCTGCTTAGCGAGCAAACACTGCCGTAG
- a CDS encoding sulfite exporter TauE/SafE family protein gives MTWIFGHILAVGIGLSLGLIGGGGSILAVPILIYVLDIAPKVAIAMSLVIVGAVSLIGVIPHWRQGYVNVKTAAIFAPVAMVGAFLGARLASLPWIAETIQLICFGMVMVLASILMIRDSGIKSLPVKASSQTVVRPIVRPHSKHHWLTILLEGLGVGVLTGFVGVGGGFAIIPALVLFGDLPIKEAIGTSLLIIAFKSATGFLGYLHQVELDWILIVTFTLAASLGTLIGASLTRIFEAKQLQKGFGYFVLVVAVFVLAKQ, from the coding sequence ATGACTTGGATCTTTGGGCATATTCTCGCAGTTGGCATTGGCCTCAGTCTGGGGCTGATCGGGGGCGGTGGTTCCATTTTGGCCGTTCCTATTTTGATTTATGTCTTAGACATTGCCCCCAAAGTTGCCATTGCCATGAGTTTGGTGATTGTAGGAGCCGTGAGTCTGATCGGCGTTATCCCCCATTGGCGACAGGGATATGTGAATGTCAAAACCGCTGCTATCTTTGCACCTGTTGCGATGGTGGGAGCCTTTCTCGGAGCCCGGTTAGCCTCTCTACCTTGGATTGCAGAAACGATTCAACTGATTTGCTTTGGGATGGTCATGGTCCTCGCGAGCATACTGATGATTCGTGATTCAGGCATCAAGTCTCTACCTGTTAAGGCTTCATCTCAAACAGTAGTGCGTCCAATCGTTCGACCTCACTCTAAACATCACTGGCTGACTATTCTTCTAGAAGGGTTAGGGGTTGGCGTACTGACGGGTTTTGTGGGAGTGGGGGGAGGCTTTGCCATTATTCCTGCTTTGGTGTTGTTCGGAGACTTGCCGATCAAAGAAGCTATTGGCACCTCATTGCTAATCATTGCTTTTAAATCTGCAACGGGATTTCTAGGGTATCTGCACCAAGTGGAGCTGGATTGGATACTGATTGTTACCTTCACCTTGGCAGCGAGTCTGGGCACGCTAATTGGTGCAAGTTTGACGCGAATATTCGAGGCCAAACAACTGCAAAAAGGGTTTGGTTACTTTGTGCTGGTCGTTGCGGTATTTGTCCTGGCGAAGCAATAG
- a CDS encoding MBL fold metallo-hydrolase: protein MLFRQLFDPETSTYTYLIANANLEAILVDPVQEQVERDLNLLQELGLTLRYCLETHIHADHVTGTGQLRGQTGCQGIVPERAAADCADRLIRDGEVLDLGEVNVRAIATPGHTDSHMAYLINQDRILTGDSLLIRGCGRTDFQSGDAGTLYDHVVQRLFILPDTTLVYPGHDYKGQTVSTIGEEKRFNPRFVGKDRAAFIQLMGTLNLPDPKKIAEAVPANQQFGQVATVS from the coding sequence ATGCTATTTCGTCAATTGTTTGACCCTGAAACAAGTACCTACACCTATCTGATTGCAAATGCCAATCTGGAGGCTATTCTGGTCGATCCAGTCCAAGAGCAGGTGGAACGTGATTTGAACCTGCTGCAGGAATTAGGGTTAACCTTGCGCTACTGCCTTGAAACTCATATTCATGCGGACCACGTTACGGGTACGGGGCAATTGCGGGGGCAAACGGGGTGCCAAGGGATAGTACCCGAACGAGCCGCCGCCGATTGTGCGGATCGGTTGATCCGGGATGGAGAAGTTTTAGATTTGGGTGAGGTGAATGTTCGTGCGATCGCAACCCCAGGCCATACCGACAGTCACATGGCCTATCTGATCAATCAGGATCGGATCTTAACAGGGGATTCCCTTCTGATTCGAGGCTGTGGTCGCACTGATTTCCAGAGCGGTGATGCAGGTACCCTCTATGACCATGTGGTGCAGCGGTTATTTATCCTACCCGATACAACCCTGGTTTACCCAGGTCATGACTATAAAGGTCAAACCGTATCAACGATTGGAGAAGAGAAACGCTTTAATCCCCGCTTCGTGGGGAAAGATCGTGCTGCTTTTATTCAGTTGATGGGAACCCTCAATCTTCCTGATCCGAAAAAAATTGCTGAAGCCGTCCCCGCTAATCAACAGTTTGGCCAGGTTGCCACAGTCAGCTAA
- a CDS encoding NUDIX domain-containing protein — MASQDWQVYDRILELRTQWLTLIGEHWQTEQGQRLEYWRVEKADSVIVLPLLDQQLILARPTYRPGVQTQTLDFPGGRVAEDQSPSNAAIAILKRELGVETSAIISLSPINHKGWAINSSFSNQYLHGFVAELHPRTQLDRTYVGATYNASLSGIQSLLNVLQCLQCRAVLLEWHSQQKS; from the coding sequence ATGGCTTCTCAAGATTGGCAGGTCTACGATCGCATCTTGGAATTGCGAACGCAATGGCTGACCCTGATCGGTGAACATTGGCAAACTGAACAGGGACAACGGCTCGAATATTGGCGGGTCGAAAAAGCAGATTCGGTCATTGTGTTGCCTTTGCTAGATCAGCAGCTCATTTTGGCACGACCCACTTACCGTCCGGGTGTGCAAACTCAGACCCTAGATTTTCCTGGAGGTCGGGTGGCCGAGGATCAATCGCCAAGTAATGCAGCTATCGCCATCCTAAAGCGAGAGTTGGGTGTTGAGACTTCAGCCATAATATCTCTCAGCCCCATCAACCATAAGGGATGGGCAATCAACAGCTCCTTTTCTAATCAATACCTGCACGGGTTTGTCGCTGAACTGCATCCCCGAACTCAGCTTGATCGCACGTATGTGGGTGCTACCTATAACGCTTCCCTCTCAGGTATTCAGTCTTTGTTGAATGTCCTCCAATGCCTCCAATGTCGGGCTGTTCTCTTAGAGTGGCACTCGCAGCAAAAATCCTAA
- a CDS encoding helix-turn-helix transcriptional regulator, whose amino-acid sequence MSKTLAKQVSHEVLVAVAEYFKVLSEVSRLQILSNLRTGPMTVNDLVEATGLRQANLSKHLNVLTQAGLLSRTPCGVSAYYEIVNPLVFELCESVCDSISDRLLQQAQKFNQFKSFSQPT is encoded by the coding sequence ATGTCTAAAACGCTTGCCAAACAAGTTTCACATGAAGTTCTCGTAGCAGTGGCTGAGTACTTCAAAGTCTTATCGGAAGTCAGTCGCTTGCAGATTCTCAGCAATCTCAGGACTGGTCCCATGACGGTTAATGATCTGGTAGAGGCGACAGGGTTGAGACAAGCCAATCTTTCTAAACACTTAAATGTATTAACTCAAGCGGGCCTCCTCTCGCGCACTCCTTGTGGGGTCAGTGCTTATTACGAGATTGTCAATCCGTTGGTCTTTGAACTCTGTGAATCGGTCTGTGATTCCATTAGCGATCGCTTACTGCAGCAGGCTCAAAAATTTAACCAATTTAAATCCTTCAGTCAGCCTACTTAA
- the cysK gene encoding cysteine synthase A, protein MLIYSDITQVIGRTPLVRLQRLPQEMGCAADIVLKLEGLNPAASVKDRIAISMLTEAERAGLIQPGLSTIVEATSGNTGIGLAMVCAAKGYRLILTMPDNMSPERQKMVNAYGAEIILTPAAADMMGAISRANELLAALPNAFSPQQFSNPANPKIHFETTGPEIWEDTDGQIDVLVVGVGTGGTLTGAGRYLKQQNPQLRIVAVEPENSAVLSGHAPSSHNLQGIGAGFIPDVLRVDLIDQIITVSDQQAYYWGRRLAQVEGIISGISTGAALYAALHLGQQMAVEGQRIVVIQPSGGERYLSTPMWQESNNSLKQARENIAS, encoded by the coding sequence ATGCTGATTTATTCCGACATCACCCAAGTGATTGGCCGTACCCCACTGGTTAGGCTCCAACGTCTCCCTCAGGAGATGGGGTGTGCAGCTGATATTGTCTTAAAATTAGAAGGGTTGAACCCAGCCGCTTCGGTGAAAGATCGGATTGCCATCAGTATGCTGACTGAAGCTGAACGGGCAGGGCTGATTCAGCCTGGACTCTCTACTATTGTGGAAGCCACATCGGGTAACACGGGGATTGGCCTAGCAATGGTCTGTGCAGCGAAAGGCTATCGTTTGATCCTGACCATGCCAGATAATATGAGTCCTGAACGCCAAAAAATGGTGAATGCTTACGGAGCAGAAATCATCCTCACCCCTGCTGCTGCCGATATGATGGGGGCTATCTCTCGGGCGAATGAACTTCTGGCTGCCCTTCCCAACGCCTTTTCTCCCCAGCAATTTAGCAATCCTGCAAATCCCAAAATCCACTTTGAAACAACGGGGCCTGAAATCTGGGAAGACACAGATGGTCAGATTGATGTTCTGGTCGTGGGGGTAGGGACGGGCGGCACCTTGACAGGGGCAGGTCGCTATCTCAAACAACAAAATCCCCAATTACGGATTGTGGCAGTGGAGCCGGAAAACAGTGCTGTCCTCAGTGGTCATGCACCCAGTTCCCATAATTTACAGGGGATTGGTGCAGGATTTATTCCTGATGTCCTGCGGGTTGATCTGATTGATCAAATCATCACCGTGAGTGATCAACAAGCCTACTATTGGGGGCGAAGATTAGCTCAAGTGGAGGGGATTATCAGTGGAATCTCGACTGGAGCTGCCCTTTATGCCGCTTTGCACCTGGGTCAGCAGATGGCCGTTGAAGGTCAGCGGATTGTAGTGATTCAGCCTAGTGGAGGTGAGCGTTACCTGAGTACCCCGATGTGGCAAGAGTCCAATAATAGCTTGAAACAAGCTAGAGAGAATATTGCTTCTTAA
- a CDS encoding cyclic nucleotide-binding domain-containing protein, whose translation MSSLPTSSDPVTNCDQTRTIPLQPEGNPIRDQEELTVSECYNWLSFHRVWGELQERPLKAIARSLQLLKVETGTEIYRESQAPVGLYLLKWGTVEIYRLSLVGKTHMLYRNAGELFGYVPIINRQEHACYQASAIALSASEIWFLSQADFEQLSQAYTEIQGIFNQFLTQDLVNFAQRIAREQARIQGLQPYIHSVPATETLLGSSKASTKLAQQVAAAIVDVKPIVFQAALGTGKTFLAGYIHAHSGLKDRPFAELDCAQLPRSETGGVCTNLLFGKADVQLGVIELLERGTLLIDNVQLLSDQDRDRLVQYLNMGTLVPNLDPTVASLPSPVKSWVRLILASAHKLTLPGIASHSIKLFGLPQRKGDIPEFAQYFLTQFCREQGRALLKLDQANTRRLISYDYPGNLVELAGILKRAVSMTPEEQTVISEQTLWSVQSPNNAFRIDLLNQLPWLRQFLLSPWWPQRIWYGVMALFIPVTLMGYIGPQTRDASMTLNFFWAWWWPVYLFLFAFVGRLWCAVCPFMITGEWLRQLSLWIWPRQLLPWPTKWMNRWGAWILFTGFVAIYLWEELWDLPHTAYLSAWLLVIIATGAVIGSVIYERRLWCRYLCPIGGMNGMFAKLSMLEVRSTQQVCGSQCNTFGCYKGSTATPVEFANALPTEGQATDGCPLYSHPAQLQDNRDCVLCMTCLKACPNRSVQLNLRFPAADLLENHQGNWPEVALLLLLFGGVFMHHDHQILGWFGWKDLPVNSEHLPIGILVTALLLSIPAILTVLTHAIARWFDRELPDYRTVIYAYLPFTLTANLAHYIPAAVTEAGQILPVIARTFGYSGQGLPTLTWSPDVAAFLQGLTLLSALLFSVYPLLRITQRPWMSALPHLMLMSGLTYVCFLLLT comes from the coding sequence TTGAGTTCTCTTCCAACTTCTTCCGATCCAGTTACTAATTGTGATCAGACACGGACCATCCCACTTCAGCCTGAAGGCAATCCGATTAGGGATCAAGAGGAGTTGACCGTTTCGGAATGCTATAACTGGTTGAGTTTTCACCGCGTGTGGGGAGAACTTCAGGAGCGACCATTAAAGGCGATTGCCCGCTCCCTACAATTGCTCAAAGTCGAGACAGGAACAGAGATCTATCGGGAAAGCCAAGCTCCTGTGGGTCTCTATCTACTCAAGTGGGGCACGGTAGAAATTTATCGCCTGTCCCTAGTGGGCAAAACCCATATGCTTTACCGCAATGCGGGGGAGTTATTTGGCTATGTCCCCATAATCAATCGTCAAGAGCATGCTTGCTATCAAGCGAGTGCGATCGCCCTCAGTGCCAGTGAAATCTGGTTCTTGAGCCAAGCTGACTTTGAGCAATTGTCACAGGCTTATACCGAGATCCAGGGCATTTTTAATCAATTTCTAACTCAAGATTTGGTCAACTTTGCCCAACGTATTGCTAGAGAACAAGCTCGTATTCAGGGATTGCAGCCCTATATTCATTCTGTACCTGCCACAGAAACCCTTCTGGGGTCTAGTAAGGCCAGTACTAAACTTGCACAGCAGGTAGCAGCCGCTATCGTTGATGTCAAACCCATTGTCTTTCAAGCCGCACTGGGAACGGGTAAAACTTTCCTGGCGGGTTATATTCATGCCCATTCTGGGTTGAAGGATCGCCCTTTTGCAGAACTCGATTGTGCTCAGCTTCCTCGCTCTGAGACAGGGGGTGTTTGTACGAATCTCCTCTTTGGCAAAGCAGATGTTCAGCTTGGGGTCATTGAACTTCTTGAACGGGGCACATTGCTTATTGATAATGTGCAGCTTTTGAGTGATCAGGATCGAGATCGCTTAGTTCAATACCTGAACATGGGAACCTTGGTACCCAATCTAGACCCCACTGTGGCCAGTTTGCCTTCTCCTGTAAAGTCCTGGGTGCGTCTGATCCTAGCTAGCGCCCACAAGTTAACCTTACCTGGCATTGCCTCCCACTCGATTAAATTGTTCGGTCTGCCCCAACGCAAAGGTGATATCCCCGAGTTTGCCCAATATTTCCTAACCCAATTTTGCCGGGAGCAAGGACGCGCACTTCTAAAACTGGATCAGGCAAATACCCGCCGTTTAATTAGCTACGACTATCCTGGCAACCTAGTTGAACTGGCTGGTATCCTTAAGCGCGCGGTCTCTATGACCCCTGAGGAACAAACCGTGATTTCGGAACAGACCTTGTGGTCCGTGCAGTCGCCCAATAATGCCTTTCGGATCGATTTACTCAACCAGCTTCCCTGGCTACGACAGTTTCTACTCAGCCCCTGGTGGCCTCAGAGGATTTGGTATGGGGTTATGGCGTTGTTCATTCCCGTGACCCTCATGGGTTATATCGGTCCTCAGACACGAGACGCGAGCATGACCCTGAACTTTTTCTGGGCTTGGTGGTGGCCTGTTTACCTATTCTTATTTGCCTTTGTCGGTCGCCTCTGGTGTGCAGTTTGTCCCTTCATGATTACGGGGGAATGGCTTCGCCAACTCTCTCTGTGGATTTGGCCTCGTCAATTGTTGCCCTGGCCCACTAAATGGATGAATCGCTGGGGAGCTTGGATCTTGTTTACGGGGTTTGTGGCTATTTACCTGTGGGAAGAACTTTGGGACTTACCTCATACCGCCTATCTATCGGCATGGCTGCTGGTGATTATTGCTACTGGGGCCGTCATTGGCAGTGTGATTTACGAACGTCGTCTCTGGTGCCGATATCTTTGCCCCATTGGCGGTATGAACGGCATGTTTGCCAAGCTTTCAATGCTGGAGGTGCGATCAACGCAGCAAGTCTGTGGTAGCCAGTGCAACACCTTTGGTTGTTACAAAGGAAGCACCGCTACCCCGGTCGAATTTGCCAATGCACTCCCCACAGAAGGACAGGCAACGGATGGGTGTCCCCTCTATTCCCATCCCGCTCAATTGCAAGATAACCGCGACTGTGTGCTGTGTATGACTTGCCTGAAAGCCTGCCCCAATCGTTCCGTACAGCTCAACTTGAGATTTCCAGCCGCAGACTTACTGGAAAATCACCAAGGGAACTGGCCGGAAGTGGCCCTCCTGCTGTTGCTGTTTGGTGGCGTGTTCATGCATCACGACCACCAGATTTTGGGTTGGTTTGGTTGGAAAGACCTCCCCGTCAATTCTGAGCACCTACCCATAGGTATTTTAGTGACGGCCCTGCTCCTAAGCATTCCAGCAATCTTGACGGTATTGACGCATGCGATCGCCCGCTGGTTTGACCGGGAGTTGCCGGACTACCGAACGGTTATCTATGCCTATCTTCCCTTCACCCTAACGGCCAACCTGGCCCATTACATCCCTGCAGCGGTCACAGAAGCAGGGCAAATTCTACCTGTCATTGCTAGAACCTTTGGCTACAGTGGTCAGGGTTTGCCTACGCTTACCTGGAGCCCGGATGTGGCGGCATTTTTACAGGGGCTTACCTTACTGTCAGCTTTGCTTTTCAGTGTCTATCCCCTCTTGCGGATCACTCAACGCCCCTGGATGAGCGCGCTACCCCACCTGATGCTGATGTCTGGGCTGACTTATGTATGCTTCCTCCTCTTAACTTAG
- a CDS encoding NAD(P)/FAD-dependent oxidoreductase: MKLNKTNLEQRLNHLYDVIVVGGGAGGLSAGIYLQRFRLSSLIIDKGKARSFWMQELHNYLGLPPDTPGRQLLQQGKKHYDSLAGDFLDGYVEEVTDTGNTFAIRVKVGRQNSRNVKFQSKYLVVASGIIDHLLPLDDMQNVYDYAGYNLHVCMVCDGYEMTDKLCGFFAGSEASIEEMVFNLSWFTPKIFIFTHGLFEVSGQMRSQLEEYGYRLVETPIQKFLGEDHQMTGVELIDGSVVELETGLISMGSRYHNTYLNGIDLEMKGGNLVTDKMGRTSHPRIFAIGDLKVGLNQVVVAAGDGAMAATQIWREIRKDTGPRKWQENLKILT; encoded by the coding sequence ATGAAACTCAACAAAACCAACCTCGAACAACGTTTGAATCATCTCTACGATGTCATTGTCGTCGGTGGGGGAGCAGGTGGTCTATCTGCGGGAATCTATCTGCAACGGTTCCGCCTCTCCAGTCTGATTATCGACAAGGGCAAAGCCCGCTCATTTTGGATGCAAGAGTTACACAACTACCTGGGCCTTCCCCCAGATACGCCTGGTCGGCAACTGTTACAACAGGGTAAAAAACACTATGACTCCTTGGCGGGAGATTTCCTCGATGGTTATGTAGAAGAGGTCACTGACACAGGGAACACCTTTGCGATTCGAGTTAAGGTGGGTCGCCAGAACAGCCGCAATGTTAAATTCCAGTCTAAATATCTGGTCGTCGCCAGCGGCATTATCGATCATCTACTGCCCTTGGACGACATGCAAAATGTTTATGACTATGCGGGTTACAACCTCCATGTCTGCATGGTTTGTGATGGCTATGAGATGACCGACAAACTCTGTGGCTTCTTTGCAGGTAGTGAAGCCAGTATTGAAGAAATGGTGTTCAACCTCAGTTGGTTTACGCCCAAAATCTTCATCTTTACCCATGGCCTATTTGAGGTTAGTGGCCAGATGCGCAGCCAATTAGAAGAATATGGATATCGCCTGGTAGAAACCCCTATCCAGAAATTCTTGGGTGAGGACCACCAGATGACTGGGGTAGAGCTAATCGATGGGTCAGTCGTTGAATTGGAAACGGGCTTGATTTCCATGGGATCTCGCTATCACAACACCTATCTCAACGGCATTGATCTAGAGATGAAAGGGGGCAACCTGGTCACCGACAAAATGGGCCGCACCTCCCATCCTCGGATTTTTGCGATCGGGGATTTAAAGGTTGGGCTGAATCAAGTGGTAGTCGCAGCAGGGGATGGTGCTATGGCCGCCACCCAGATTTGGCGAGAGATTCGTAAGGATACTGGACCTAGAAAATGGCAAGAGAACCTCAAGATTCTGACATAG